From a single Paenibacillus sp. FSL W8-0426 genomic region:
- a CDS encoding GNAT family N-acetyltransferase — MFKATTHIVKGTSEEARFVRNKLIEFNSKHIPDGRYEEVCLCVKDNKGEIIAGLNGSICWNWMEIDFLWVDESFRGQGLGQKLLEEAERRAAAEQCTFIQLNTFSFQAPGFYEKNGFAAIAVIENAPRDHKHYYFIKYLR, encoded by the coding sequence TTGTTTAAAGCTACTACTCATATTGTAAAAGGAACAAGCGAGGAAGCCCGTTTCGTGAGAAACAAGCTGATCGAATTTAATTCAAAGCATATTCCTGACGGGAGATATGAGGAAGTTTGCTTATGCGTGAAGGATAACAAAGGCGAAATCATAGCCGGACTTAACGGTTCCATTTGCTGGAACTGGATGGAGATTGACTTCTTATGGGTGGATGAGAGTTTTCGGGGACAGGGACTTGGCCAAAAATTGCTGGAGGAAGCCGAACGGCGGGCTGCAGCCGAACAGTGCACTTTCATTCAACTGAATACGTTTAGTTTTCAAGCACCGGGGTTTTATGAGAAAAATGGATTTGCGGCAATAGCCGTAATCGAAAATGCACCGCGAGACCACAAACACTATTATTTCATTAAATATTTGAGATAA
- a CDS encoding DNA topology modulation protein, producing the protein MKIMVIGSSGSGKSTFSRELGKGLGLPVHHLDLYYWKPGWVETPREEWEEFNKQLVAKENWIIDGHFGRTMDIRMKAADVIVFFDLSPIVTTYRVIKRRIQYHGKTRPDLNEGCPESIDWPFIKNGWNFRRDKRPAIIEKLKQQPSNKCVMIIGSLNQAKTVLSEIHRKGDRYFEQYRNDAVKG; encoded by the coding sequence ATGAAAATCATGGTCATTGGTTCCAGCGGATCGGGGAAGTCGACGTTTTCTCGGGAACTGGGGAAAGGATTGGGTTTGCCCGTACATCACTTGGACCTGTATTACTGGAAGCCTGGCTGGGTTGAAACGCCCCGAGAAGAATGGGAAGAGTTCAACAAACAATTGGTTGCCAAAGAAAACTGGATTATCGACGGGCATTTTGGAAGAACGATGGATATCCGGATGAAAGCGGCAGATGTCATCGTTTTCTTTGATTTGTCGCCGATCGTCACAACCTATCGCGTCATTAAACGCAGAATTCAATATCATGGCAAAACGAGACCTGACTTGAACGAGGGTTGTCCTGAATCCATTGATTGGCCTTTTATCAAGAACGGGTGGAATTTTCGCAGAGACAAACGACCCGCCATTATCGAAAAATTAAAACAACAACCTTCAAACAAATGCGTGATGATCATTGGCAGCTTGAACCAAGCAAAAACGGTATTGAGCGAGATCCATAGGAAGGGGGACCGCTATTTCGAACAATATCGGAATGATGCGGTGAAAGGATAA
- a CDS encoding class I SAM-dependent methyltransferase — protein sequence MTEYYWDTKIEYLRNTRWLYYNDDYLEFLVKSVWKIDKPVNIVDFGCGYGYLGLKLLPLMPQGSTYTGMDKGTELIREAEEIYSHLDYDATFITCDIDEVQLEPKYDIAVSHAFLLHMTEPARIVRKMMDSVRNHGKLICFEPHWIGNMANCYMDGVDQSSIVRLGVLQKLYEEDERRTLKGGNIGMALPVMLSQLGLKKVECRVSDKVNFLDQNMDADRKELLFQALREEGLGQDPGELDQVVNNLLARGLNEHEAREEYESEANFGRTFNADSWLTYAPNFKISFGTVER from the coding sequence ATGACCGAGTATTACTGGGATACCAAGATCGAATATTTGAGGAACACGCGCTGGCTGTACTACAATGACGATTATCTGGAATTTTTGGTGAAAAGCGTATGGAAAATCGATAAACCGGTTAACATCGTAGATTTTGGATGCGGTTACGGTTATCTCGGTTTGAAGCTTCTTCCGCTTATGCCGCAAGGAAGCACGTATACCGGCATGGACAAAGGAACAGAACTGATTCGCGAGGCTGAGGAAATTTACTCGCATTTAGACTATGATGCAACGTTTATAACGTGTGATATCGATGAAGTGCAGCTGGAGCCAAAGTACGATATTGCCGTAAGCCATGCGTTTTTGTTACATATGACCGAACCTGCTAGGATTGTTCGCAAAATGATGGACAGCGTACGGAATCACGGAAAATTGATTTGCTTCGAACCACACTGGATCGGCAATATGGCCAATTGTTATATGGACGGCGTAGATCAGAGCAGCATCGTTCGTTTAGGCGTTCTGCAAAAGTTGTATGAAGAAGACGAACGGCGCACGCTCAAGGGTGGAAATATCGGCATGGCTCTGCCAGTGATGTTAAGTCAGCTTGGGTTAAAGAAGGTGGAGTGCCGAGTCAGCGACAAAGTAAACTTTTTGGATCAAAACATGGATGCGGACCGTAAAGAACTTCTTTTTCAAGCGCTGCGTGAAGAAGGATTGGGACAGGATCCCGGGGAACTGGATCAGGTCGTGAACAATCTGCTTGCCAGGGGATTAAATGAACATGAGGCCAGAGAGGAATACGAGTCGGAAGCTAACTTTGGGAGGACATTCAATGCGGATTCGTGGCTGACATATGCACCTAATTTCAAAATCTCCTTTGGTACGGTGGAACGTTGA